A segment of the Nitrosospira briensis C-128 genome:
GTGCACATTTCCACTATTGGATATGCTCTGCCCGGCGCCGTTCTCGCGGTTGGAATTTTCATCCCCATAGCCTGGCTGGATGGCTGGCTGAGCGAAATGGCCATGCAGCTATTTCATATAGAAACCGGCTTGCTCATCCAGGGCACCCTCGTCACGATGCTGATTGCCTATATGACGCGTTTTCTCGCGGTCAGCCACAGCCCCATAGACAGTGCCATGCAGCGTGTAACCGGCAGCATCGATGAGGCCGCCATGGGGCTTGGTTTAAGCGGATGGGCGACACTTTGCCGCGTACACTTGCCCATTCTGAAGGGTGGCATATTCACCGCCGCTGCGCTGGTATTCGTGGATGTCATGAAAGAGATGCCCATCACGTTGATGACCCGGCCTTTCGGCTGGGATACCCTCTCGGTGCGGATTTTCGAAATGACGACGGAAGGCCAATGGGAGCAGGCCGCGTTACCTGCCGTGACGCTGGTATTGGCGGGCCTGCTTCCCCTGATATTTTTTATGCGGCAAACCGAAAGTTGATTTGAGCGACTGCCATGAATACGCTGCTTGAGCTCAAAAATATCCGGCATGCCTATGGCCGGCAAACAGTGGTGAACGACTTATCGCTCGCGCTAAAAAAAGGTGCAATCGGCTGCCTGCTGGGACCGAGCGGGTGCGGCAAGACAACGGTATTGCGATGTATCGCCGGGTTTGAGTCCATCTCGGCCGGCGAGATTACACTCAATGGCGTAGTGATAAGTAACGCGGATTTTAGCTTGCCGCCGGAACGGCGACACATCGGCATGGTGTTTCAGGATTATGCATTATTTCCTCACCTGACCGTTCAGGCCAATGTTGGTTTTGGCCTGCACCGCATGCAAAAAACGGAGCGTGCGGCACGTACCGCTGAAATGCTCAAAACCGTAGGTCTTGCTGATGTGGCGGACAAGTATCCACACCAGCTTTCGGGCGGCCAGCAGCAACGCGTCGCCCTGGCGAGAGCACTTGCGCCAAAGCCTGACTTACTGTTGCTGGATGAGCCTTTCTCCAATCTGGATGTGACGCTGCGTGGCCGCTTGAGCCTGGAGGTGCGCGACATTCTCAAGAGCCAGAATGCTACCGCCATTTTGGTAACGCATGACCAGGACGAGGCTTTTGCCATAGCGGATGAAATCGGCGTCATGCACCAGGGCGAAATCCAGCAATGGGATACCGGCTACAACCTCTATCACAGGCCCGCCAACCGGTTCGTTGCAAATTTCATCGGCCAGGGTGTTTTTCTCCCCGGCAAAATACTGGATCCACATCACGTGGAAATCGAGCTGGGGACTCTGGCAGGAGAGGTGCCGCATCAATGCATGCCGGACTGCCAACTATGCCGCGAGGGAAATCCCGTGGATGTGCTCATACGACCGGATGATATTGTGCACGATGACGCAAGCCCCCTTCAAGCCGCCGTGATGCACAAGGCTTTCCGTGGCGCCGACATCATGTATACGCTGCGCCTGCCCGGCGGTGGCATCGCCCTATCACTGGTACCGAGCCACCATAACCATGCAATAGGCGAAAAAATCGGTATCAAACTGGAGGCGGATCACGTTGTGGCATTCAGCCAATCTGCATCCAGCTGAAGCCTCAACGCACTCGCGTCAATCACTTACCGGTTCCTGCAGCACTCAAGCGAAACGCGCATCATATATTCCCTGATTCAGCGTGTACCCCACCTTCTTATAAGGAATTGCCGAAACTTCAAATCTGCTCATTGGGATCAGATTCGACCTTGGCGTTATTCTCGTGGTTTCGCTCCTGCCGTTTTTCCGCCGGGGTGGCGTGATCGCGCGGGGCAAGTTCTGACGCCATTTGCCGGTGAAAAGCAGCCAGCTTTATGTCTTCCTCGGCGGTTCGCTCATATTTGTGCAGCAAAGCCGAAGTATGCGATTGCTTATCTTGTGCCTGCCTGCCATAAAGGTAGCTTTTTTCTTCATAATGCTGAAGCAGTTTCTTTTGCTCCTCCGCTTTTCTCAGCATCTCTTTGGCGGTATTTTGATATTGCTTTGCCAGTTTTTCGTGATCAGCATAAGTTTTCGCACTCTTTCCAGCCCTGTTGATATTGTCATTCTGCGCTTCGAGAGGACTCATTTGCGCGCAGGAGGCCAACAAACCAAGGGCAGACAAGATCGCAACGAATGTTCCTGATTTTGTTTTCACGATGGGACCCGGGTAGGATGAAAGTGGCTTCATGCTAACTCGGTTCACGCTACTGAATATATTGGGGAAACCCTGTTTTTTTTCTAAGGGAAACCTTTATGCAACTTTATATGGCGGAAGTGGCTGATATAAATGTTGATAGTACGATGCAGTTCTAAAGAAGACCGGACGAAAAACATCCGGACAATCTGACGTAAAACTTGAGGGCAATGCCTGCTATTGCGGTTCGGAAATCCAGTGGGTGGCATAACGTATCAAATCCGCGCCGTCTTTCAAGTTTAATTTGGTACGGATGTGGAAGCGATGCGTTTCGATAGTTTTAATACTGCGGCTAAGCAACCGGGCAATTTCCTGACTGCTATGCCCGGATCCGATCAAGTGCAGCACCTCAAACTCGCTCGGGGTCAGACTGTTGACCAACGGTTCAGACTCCGAATTTCCGGTCACCACCCGATTCAACAGCCTGGCATACATGGGCTTGCTCAGATAAATATTTCCCTTTAACACCTCGCGGATAGCAGTTATCAGCACTTCACCCGGCTCCTGCTTCATCACGTAGCCACGCGCGCCTGCCCGCAAAGCGCGTTCCGCATACACGCCTTCGTCGTGCATGGAGACGACGAGTACGGGCAATGTCGGCATCGAAATATGTATGCTTTTTATGACCTCAAAACCGGAGAGGGTCTTGAGAGATACATCCATTAAAACGATATCGACGTGATGCCCCGCTTTGAGGGCGGCAAGCGCTTCTTCGCCGTCGCCCGCTTCACCCGATACCTCCATGTCCGGCTCGAGATTGATGAGCATTGCCATGCCATGCCGCAACATGGCGTGATCGTCCACCAGCATTACTCGTGCTTTCAAGGCTGACATATCAGGAAACTCCTACACCATTCGCATTGCGAGCCGCACTTCCATTCCTCCTTCCGGGTGCGACAGGAATTCCAACCTCGCGCCAAGCTGCCGGGCACGATATTGCATAATTTTAATGCCCATTCCCGGGGTTGCGCCGTATTTTTTTTTGGAATCGGCAAAACCACTGCCGTCATCGCGGATCGACAGGTGGAGCATTCCCTCCTCTGAAAACAGCAAAATTGTCACTTGCCGCGCGCAGCCGTGCCGTATCGCATTATTGGTGGCTTCCTGGGCAATCCGGTAAAGATTAAGTGCAAAATTCTTATCCTCGATAACGACTTCACTTTTGCATACGAAATCACATGTAATCTTATAGGTAATTGCGATTCTCGATGCAAATGCCCGCAATGCGCCCATGAGGCCATTTGTCTCCAGTTCAAATGGAAGCAATCCCTGTGCAAGCTGCTTGCATTGCATTACGGCAACCTGCGCTTGGGTGGCAATGGAGGCAGCAATCGTCGCCGCATCCCCACTTCCCGACGCGGATATTCTTTTCTCCAATGCCTTGGCTTGATAACCAATCGCCGCAATCTGCTGCCCAAGATTGTCGTGCAATTCCTGTCCGATCGAACGCTGATGTTCTTCCGCTATGGAAACCAGTGTCTGTTCCAGACGTTTGCGCTCAAGCCATCTCTCCAGATCAGTCGCGACCGCATCGATGAGCCGCTGCTCTTCCGGCACCAGGAATGGCTTGTCTTCCGGATAGAAAACACGCAACTGGCCGCAGAGCTCGTTGTTGGCGTTAATCTCCGAATGCAGTGCGTGCTTACCGCCCTGGCCGTGATTGTCAGAAGTGAAGCGCCTGCCATCGAGTTCGATCATGGCGGTAGCGATTTCCGGGAATTGCATGGCGGGTATCAGGTGCTCGAAAATCTGCTGGCAGACGTTATCTACCGATAATTCCAGCCCCATACCTCGGCGAATCTCATAGAGACAGGTGATTTCCTTCAGGCGCTCGCTCAGCGCCTCATCGATCTGTTTCCGCTCAAACCACCTCTCCAGATCAGTCGCGACCGCGTCGATGAGCCGCTGCTCCTCCGGCACCAGGAATCGCGTGTCTTCCGGATAGAAAACACGCAGTTGGCCGCAGAGCTCGTTGTTGGCGTTAATCTTCGAGTGCAGTTCGTGCTTACGGCCCGGGCCGTGATTATCAGAAGCGAAGCGCCTGCCATCGAGTTCGATCACGGCGGTAGCGATTTCCGGGAATTGCATGGCGGGTATCAGGTGCTCAAAAATCTGCTGGCAGACATTATCCACCGATAGTTCCGGCCCCATACCACGGCGAATTTCGTAGAGACAGGTAATTTCTTTCAGACGCTCGCGCAGCGCCTGACCTGCATTTGCATGCTCATCAATGGGATGCTGGGCCGCATCCACGTGTCTTTTATCCTGGCTGGTCATTAAAGGCTTTCATCATTCGATCAATTCAATCTACCGTTTCGCCCGTCCATGAAATGAACTTGAATATTCCGCTTAGTTTATATCAGTCATACGCTTCAGGTGAGTCCATCGCTATACCGCGTGGGGAATCCCGAAAATGTACTCATGCGCGCGGATGACATCGCGCATGATGACGCCAGGCTCCTTCAAGCCTCGTCTGCAAAAGACTTTCCACGTCACCGACATCATGTGCGTGCGTCCAGCACCGGCCCAGCGGTGGCACGGCGCTGCCGCCGATACCCAATTATCATAATCACGCGATAGGCAAAAAAATCGGTATCATGTCGGAGGCGGATCGGTCGTGGCATTCGGTCAACCTGCACCATGATTGCACAATCATAATCGCAGCGTGAATATTCTGCATATTCAGGAAAGTAACTCGCAGATTAAAGTTACTTTTAATCGACATAATGTGTAAGACAGCAATAAGCGTAGTATTGCGCCGTACGAGTGGTCGGGATATAAAAATGGAAAAAGATTATTGGCTGGAGCGCTGGAAGCGGGAAGAAACCGGTTTTCATCAAAACGAGGTTAATCCGTATTTGTGCCAATACTGGCAGGCGTTGCATCTTGCCGCCGACAGCGAGGTATTCGTGCCGCTGTGCGGCAAAAGCCGCGACATGTTATGGCTAAGTGAACAGGGATATGCGGTGCTAGGGGTGGAAACCAGCGCCGTCGCCGTGCAAGCATTCTTCAAAGAGAACGGCTACATCCCGAATCAAACAAGCGGCGAAAGCTTCGACCGCTACGATGCAAGCGGCGTCCGAATCCTGTGCGGGGATTTTTTTGACCTGAGCAAACACGACCTGGCAAAAACAAACGCAGTATACGATCGCGCATCACTAATCGCGCTGCCGCCGGAAATGCGCGAACGTTATGCAGGTCACCTGTTGAGCATCCTGCCGCCTGCAGCGCAAATCCTGCTGATCACTCTGGACTATCCCCAACAGGAAATGGCGGGCCCACCATTTGCAGTTTCTGCGAACGAAGTCGAAGCGCTCTACCACGAGCGGTTCACGATACGGCTACTGTCGCAATTGGACGTGCTTGCGCAAGAACCACGCTTTGAGGAACGCGGCTTGAACCGGTTACAGGAAAGCATCTTCCTTCTGGCACCGCATAGATAGCGAAACGAGCGGCTTTTCTATCGCCTCTCATTTAATTAAGCCTCGTGTGAAATCCATGTATTTTAGATAAATCGCCGCCATGGAACGCGTCTAATAGCAAAGCTTACCTGCTTAGCATTGGTACCAGCAGGGTAGAGGAGAGACTTCGGCGCTTTCCCCATATCGATCTGCCCGTATCGTATTTTTTCTTCAGCACCTGCATCAATCCTCTCTTACTTTCTGCGGTATCTACTCAAGGTGTACTTCGGTCCAATGGGCAACGCCTTCTAAATTCGGCAAGATGGATGAACCCGTTTTTCTGGCCCATCCTCGGCAATAGCAACTCTCAGCGGGTGGGATGGAATAATCAGCTCAACGGCATGTTTCTTCCACGCGC
Coding sequences within it:
- a CDS encoding ABC transporter ATP-binding protein, whose translation is MNTLLELKNIRHAYGRQTVVNDLSLALKKGAIGCLLGPSGCGKTTVLRCIAGFESISAGEITLNGVVISNADFSLPPERRHIGMVFQDYALFPHLTVQANVGFGLHRMQKTERAARTAEMLKTVGLADVADKYPHQLSGGQQQRVALARALAPKPDLLLLDEPFSNLDVTLRGRLSLEVRDILKSQNATAILVTHDQDEAFAIADEIGVMHQGEIQQWDTGYNLYHRPANRFVANFIGQGVFLPGKILDPHHVEIELGTLAGEVPHQCMPDCQLCREGNPVDVLIRPDDIVHDDASPLQAAVMHKAFRGADIMYTLRLPGGGIALSLVPSHHNHAIGEKIGIKLEADHVVAFSQSASS
- a CDS encoding response regulator transcription factor is translated as MSALKARVMLVDDHAMLRHGMAMLINLEPDMEVSGEAGDGEEALAALKAGHHVDIVLMDVSLKTLSGFEVIKSIHISMPTLPVLVVSMHDEGVYAERALRAGARGYVMKQEPGEVLITAIREVLKGNIYLSKPMYARLLNRVVTGNSESEPLVNSLTPSEFEVLHLIGSGHSSQEIARLLSRSIKTIETHRFHIRTKLNLKDGADLIRYATHWISEPQ
- a CDS encoding sensor histidine kinase, giving the protein MTSQDKRHVDAAQHPIDEHANAGQALRERLKEITCLYEIRRGMGPELSVDNVCQQIFEHLIPAMQFPEIATAVIELDGRRFASDNHGPGRKHELHSKINANNELCGQLRVFYPEDTRFLVPEEQRLIDAVATDLERWFERKQIDEALSERLKEITCLYEIRRGMGLELSVDNVCQQIFEHLIPAMQFPEIATAMIELDGRRFTSDNHGQGGKHALHSEINANNELCGQLRVFYPEDKPFLVPEEQRLIDAVATDLERWLERKRLEQTLVSIAEEHQRSIGQELHDNLGQQIAAIGYQAKALEKRISASGSGDAATIAASIATQAQVAVMQCKQLAQGLLPFELETNGLMGALRAFASRIAITYKITCDFVCKSEVVIEDKNFALNLYRIAQEATNNAIRHGCARQVTILLFSEEGMLHLSIRDDGSGFADSKKKYGATPGMGIKIMQYRARQLGARLEFLSHPEGGMEVRLAMRMV
- a CDS encoding thiopurine S-methyltransferase, whose amino-acid sequence is MEKDYWLERWKREETGFHQNEVNPYLCQYWQALHLAADSEVFVPLCGKSRDMLWLSEQGYAVLGVETSAVAVQAFFKENGYIPNQTSGESFDRYDASGVRILCGDFFDLSKHDLAKTNAVYDRASLIALPPEMRERYAGHLLSILPPAAQILLITLDYPQQEMAGPPFAVSANEVEALYHERFTIRLLSQLDVLAQEPRFEERGLNRLQESIFLLAPHR